A window from Citrus sinensis cultivar Valencia sweet orange chromosome 3, DVS_A1.0, whole genome shotgun sequence encodes these proteins:
- the LOC102627457 gene encoding pirin-like protein encodes MRALSSFRNRLPFKLYPSASIESNNKIRNIMSASDESPCFSRPRMVAKKVHGKLSHDGDGAVVRRAIGRGDLRSLDPFLMLDEFSVSPPAGFPDHPHRGFETVTYMLQGGITHQDFSGHKGTIHTGDVQWMTAGRGIVHSEMPAGEGVQNGLQLWINLSSSDKMIEPRYQEIPSEEIKRAETDGVEVRIIAGESMGVRSPVYTRTPTMFLDFTLKPRAQIHQSIPETWNAFVYTIEGEGVFGTVNSSAVSAHNVLVLSLGDGLSAWNRSSKQLRFVLIAGQPLNEPVVQYGPFVMNSQAEIDQTIEDYQLCKNGFENAKYWRSQSQ; translated from the exons ATGAGAGCTTTATCAAGTTTTAGAAACAGATTGCCTTTCAAATTATATCCCTCTGCATCAATCGAAAGCAACAACAAGATCAGAAATATCATGTCAGCATCAGACGAGAGTCCTTGCTTCAGCAGGCCAAGAATGGTGGCCAAGAAAGTTCATGGGAAGCTTTCACATGATGGTGATGGTGCTGTTGTTAGGAGAGCTATTGGaag aggTGACTTGAGGAGTTTGGATCCTTTTCTAATGCTGGATGAATTTTCag TGTCTCCTCCTGCTGGATTTCCAGATCATCCACACAGAG GTTTTGAGACTGTTACATACATGTTACAG GGAGGAATTACTCATCAAGATTTTTCAGGCCACAAGGGTACAATCCATACTGGTGATGTACAG TGGATGACAGCAGGGAGAGGAATAGTCCACTCCGAAATGCCTGCCGGTGAAGGCGTACAAAATGGTTTACAACTTTGGATCAATCTATCTTCCAGTGACAAAAT GATTGAACCGAGGTATCAAGAAATTCCAAGCGAGGAGATAAAAAGGGCAGAGACAGATGGGGTCGAAGTCCGAATAATAGCCGGAGAATCGATGGGAGTCCGGTCTCCGGTTTACACAAGAACACCGACGATGTTTCTTGATTTTACTTTGAAACCCAGGGCTCAAATTCACCAGAGCATCCCAGAAACATGGAATGCCTTTGTGTATACGATCGAAGGCGAAGGGGTTTTCGGCACGGTAAACTCATCGGCCGTATCAGCCCATAACGTTTTAGTGCTGAGTCTTGGAGACGGCCTGAGTGCGTGGAACAGATCTTCAAAGCAACTGAGATTTGTGCTCATCGCAGGGCAGCCGCTGAACGAACCGGTGGTGCAGTACGGCCCTTTCGTGATGAACTCACAGGCTGAGATTGATCAAACCATTGAGGACTATCAGCTCTGCAAAAATGGGTTTGAAAATGCCAAGTACTGGAGGTCTCAGTCCCAATGA